The Oryza sativa Japonica Group chromosome 11, ASM3414082v1 DNA window ACAGCTTCGGCGTTGTGATGCTGGAGATGTTGacggggaagacggcggcggggcTTGTTTCGAACAACAAGAACAGCTTGGTGTCGTTTGCGCTGCCAAAGATCGAGGCCAAGAAACTCGAGGAAGTGCTGGATAGGCGCCCGGCGCAGAAGCCGACAGCGAGGCAGCTCCAGGCCACGGACctcgtggcggcgacggcggcgcgatgcCTGTGTCTTCAGGGGAAGAAACGACCGGCTATTTCGGAAGTCGTGGCCGAacttacactggtggagaaaccatctttcgtcggtcggccgatttccacaatagtcccggatacaataaaaaccggggctaaagatgatctttagtcccggttcaaaagggtaacgggcatatttgatctttagtcccggtttgtgttaccaaccgggactaaagatcatctttagtcccggttcgaatgctgtcagggcctgtcaggcccccccgggatctttagtcccgggtggtaacacaaaccgggactaaagatcgtaactttagtcccggttggtaataccaaccgggactaaagatcccggtgatctttagccccggttggtgctaccaaccgggactaaagtcccacccctatatatatgtcttcttcctcctccagctgcccgagcaagcttcaaaatttcttcaaaaaagaggggaggtcatgccaaaatttctattgaatttattttggtgattacatacaaatcagaggtgcctaaaaggtttgcaacttcatcctccaaagtttttttttgtcatactacatttgcacctatgttttgcacactttttttgtctccaaaatttagttgtaagttgatgagagagaaaatgtgtgtggggaagaaagaatatatagaaatttagttcatttgctaaacaaggttttataaaatagttgagaaggaaaactctagtgaaagttaatcttaaataatagaaaacaaactaaaatgaaaattaaaagaagtaaaacacattaaaattagtttaaaactttacaaatagtttttaagaattatttggtgtaatattttatgatttttgtatgaataaagatatcttataattattgtatgactgtcattattgtaagaataattatttgtgtacggtttttttgactcatgtagatggatcggcaatggatgtacgctgaccggcggtccaaagagtttattgacggcgtgcactattttttgagagtggccgaagctaacaggcaaaggggttttatttgttgtccatgcaataagtgtaagaatcagaaggagtattctgcatccaggactattcatttccacttgtttgagtcggggttcatgccaagctataattgttggacatctcacggagagcaaggtgttgaaatggaagaagatgaagtggaagacgacaatattccggactttgctcagtatgttggatttgaaggaaatcaaacgggggaggaggaaatagctgctgatggtaacgacgttgcggatgatcttggtcagatgttgcagaacgccagggaggactgcgaaagtgaaaaggaggcccataaattggacaagatgttggaggaccacagaacttcgttgtacccaggttgcgagcaggggcacaaaaagttggataccactctggagttgttgcaatggaaggcaaaaaatggggttagtgacaaggcatttggcgatttattgaaactcgtcaagaacattcttccggggggaaacaaattgcccgagacaacgtacgaggctaagaagatagtctgcccgttaggactggaagttcataagattcacgcatgtccgaacgattgtatcctatatcgcggtgaggagtatgagaacctagaagcatgccctgtttgcaaagcactacgatacaagattagacgggacgatccaggagaagttgacgggcagctaacaaagaagagaattcctgctaaggtgatgtggtatttccctataataccacggctaaggcgtttgttcaggaacaaggggaatgctagaatgttgcgatggcacgctgaagagcgtcaacaggacgggatgctgaaacaccccgccgatggttcgcagtggcgaaacatcgacagaaaatttaaagaatttggaaaggacgcacgaaacatacggtttggtttgagtacggatggcatgaatccttttggagagatgagcagcggccatagcacttggcccgttacgatgtgtatctacaacctccccccctggctatgcatgaagaggaagtacataatgatgccgattattattcaaggccccaagcaacctggtaacgacatcgacgtgtacctaagaccactggtagaagatcttaaacagttgtggaagaaggaaggtgtccccgtgtgggacgaggacaaacaggaggagtttaacctacgagcgctgctgttcgtaaccatcaacgattggcctgcacttagcaacctatccggacagtccaacaaggggtacaaggcttgcactcactgtatggatgaaacagaaagtacgtatcttaagcactgtaggaaggttgtatacatgggtcatcgtcgattccttgcagcaaaccacccggtacggaagaaaggcaagcacttcgaacataaggccgaccaccgtacgaagcctaaacatcgcagcgggaaaacagtgtttgctatggttaaagatcttaaagtagtgttcggaaaggggcctggaagccagcatatagagagcgaagatggtcacgcggcgatgtggaaaaagaactctatattttgggagttaccatattgggaattcttggacgtacgccacgcaatcgacgtgatgcacctcactaagaacctttgcgtaaaccttcttggcttcctaggtgtatacggaaagtcgaaagatacactggaagcacgtaatgatctgaagcatatggaacaacgcggcgaccttcacccggaaccaaaggagaaaggaagccattacttgagtccagccagctacactcttagcaaggcagagaaggaaagtatgtttgaatgcttggggagcataaaggtaccgtctggatactccacgaatatcaagcgaataataagcacgaaggagaagaagttcacaaacctaaagtctcatgactgtcacgtgttgatgacacaactgctaccagttgtaataaggggtatccttccagacaatgtccgggcaacaataacaaagctatgtgcattcatgaacgcaatttcgcagaaggtcatcgatccggatagattagaagcccttcagaatgaagtggtgcaatgtctcgtcagttttgagttgatattttcaccttcatttttcaatataatgacgcatctgctttgtcaccttgtgaaagagatccgtattctcgggcctatgtacctacacaacatgtttcctttcgagaggtacatgggcgttctgaagaagtatgttcgtaaccgtgctcgtccagaggcaagcatcgccaagggttatggaacagaggaggtcatcgaattttgcgtagaatttatcgaagaccttcgcccaatcggggtacctgaatcacgccatgaagggagactacggggaaagggaactctcggaaggaaagcaataacgacggtagacaacaatttattccgtaaagcccatttcactgttctgcaacactcttcattggtagctccttacatcgaggagcacttggctctagttcgcgccaggaacatcggtaagtccgatgcatggattacacggcatcacattgatactttccccgcgtggctacgacaacatctcatgggtaacgagtcaatcaaccaacaacttgccttcctggcgaggggaccgtctgggtcgatcacgacattccagggatatgagatcaatgggtacacattctacacgagagcccaagacatgaagagcacgaaccaaaacagcgctgttcgtgtcgatgccatgggacacgatggaacaactgccacgtattacggtgccatcgaggacatatgggaacttgactatggtcctctcaaggttcctctgttccggtgccaatgggttaggttgactggtggaggcgtaatgattgatgacagtgggatgacaactgttgaccttaacaaggttggatactcggacgaaccttttgtccttaccaatgatgtaacgcaagtctttttcgtgaaggacatgtctagcaaaggaaagaagggcagagggcctgatgagcctaagcgtcaagtggttctcccaggcaaaagaaaaatcgtcggagttgaggacaagactgacgaggattacgatcagttggatgggcaaccccctttcacggtgacgattgaccctagcatcctcctatcaaatgaagacaccccttactcacgcagcgatcacaaggagggaacaatagtgaggagaaagtacgtgcggtcaaccgtcaccgccgatgtaatgccgtaattattgtgtacacgatgtaaactattttggatgtattgattatccatataaatcaattgatgtatggcatatgttaattacgcacgattattagaggtttcaacaagtttaaatcatgtatatgctagttatatgtgatacttacaatttttaaaagttttaaatcacacaggtggcaatttcatatgtatgttaattagagtttttaacatttaatttactagcatttatatgctaattataattgactagaggatttttaaaagttttaaatcacgcaagtggcaatttcatatgttaattagagtttttaacatttaatttactatcattcatatgctaattataattgactggagaatttttaaaagtattaaatttaatatatttttaaaactatcattcatatatttaatttactatctttcatatgctacttatatatgactattcgaatttttaaaaggtttaaatcatgcatgtggcatttacatatgttaattagagtttttagcatttaatttaatataattcctacgctaagtatatatgatgattacaatttttattaattttaaatcatgcagtatgtacatacatatctttattagagtttttaccaatataataatatcattcatatatatgctaagtatatatatatattggaatttttattaattataagtcatatatttgcttattacgatttatccacttaatttattacagacaaaaataattttttgaagtaattgtcattaatctttgtactttaaataatgttaatgcattaacttctattttataaacacatatgtaagcgaaaatcatatgcagtgctataatctttagtcccggttcttaaccctaaccgggtttaaaaagaatttcgaaatagcgggaaaagatatttactcccggttggtaagaccaaccgggactaaagatcatctttagtcccggttgttctcaacaaccgggagtaaatatcttttctttactcccggttgttctcaacaaccgggactaaagatatctttagtcccggttgttctcaacaaccgggagtaaagatccgggggtatatatattcccggtgcgccctcgtcttcttcaccaacacttagacgttttcggccgatcgatctctctcggcctctctccttcgccgccactgcctagggcaaatccccgcgccgacgccgccgtatctcgccgtcgtctcgagctcgtcgtcctcgccgccgcctccgcctcctccgctgccgccgcatctctggggtgagagccgccgccgccagatctccctttatctcgatctctccgatctcgatctctctccgtcgcgccgcccgccacgagacgccacgccacgacgacgacgcgccacgccgacgccgcgccaagccgccgccggcacgccacgccgccgtcttcgccgccgcgcgcgcaatgccgccgccggcacgccacgccgcgcgccgccttcgccggcgcgcgcgcatgccgccgccggcacgccacgccgccgccttcgccgccgcgcgcgcaatgccgccgccgccacgccacgccgcgcgccgccgccgcgccacgccacgccgccgccgccacgccacgccgccgccgccacgccacgccgccgccgccacggccccgcaacgccacgccgccgccccgatgccgccacaccaccgttaacgaacgagaacgagaacgatcgaacgaacgagagcgagaacgaacacgtcaacgtacgttgccgcgagaacgtgaacgagaacgagaacgatcgaacgaacgagagcgagaacgagaacgatcgatcgaagacaagcgagaacgagggaacgaacgtgaatgagaacaagcgaacgaacgtgaatgagaacgagcgaatgaacgtgaacgagctagggaacatgaacgagcgaacgaacgaggacgaacgttaacgtgaaatgcaatatatatatatatatatatatatatatatatatatatatatatatatatatatatatatatatatatatatatatatatatatatatatgttacttcgctataatcctaatacatctttttgtatcttgcagaaaagacgtgttgtcggagtcgtccgtcaagcctgagtggaagagctagccctagaaggaattggagcaggcaagtgatgtaataatataaatgattgttatatttgtaatgcaattaattaagattattagacctgtaattggacttatcatataagattgtgtagtgttctaatattatttgagttttaatataagattactttatttgtaattagacttagtatgtataattattgactacggaattggggcgacaagtagcaattgactattgtagtcttaattagacttagcatatacgcacgaaacacttagcatagatgactattttagtcttagcatgtaatattattggagttttaatataagattactttatttgtaattagacttagtatgtaattattgactatggaattggtgcgacaagtagcaattgactattgtagtcttaattatacttagcatatacgcacgaaacacttagcatatacatgactattttagtcttagcatgtaatattacttgagttttaatataagattactttatttgtaattagacttagtatgtaattattgactacggaattggtgcgacaagtagctattgactattgtagtcttaattagacttagcatatacgcacgaaacacttagcatatacatgactattttagtcttagcatgtaatattatttgagttttaatataagattattttatttgtaattagacttagtatataattatttactagctagggttgtacaatatacgtcacctagacttagcttatatcacgatttgtaattagacttagcacgtaaggttgtgtagggttctaatgtacgacatttacacttagcatacatgacttagattgttaaaacataaatgtctcgtgacttagcagatgtttcttgtatcaacagatggctgaccgcgatgaggaacagatattgtacgatacaatcgcggagggaagcagccagtactggaatgaagaagaggggaatgaggatccaaaccagtacttgaacgaggaaggaaacgtggagagggatgcggaggggaaccagcaggggcacgtggaaagggatgtggaggggaaccaggaggaggaggctagtggtagtcaaccctccgttggacagaagagggcacgcgggcaatgaggtgcagcgaagaagcttgagggtcggcacatcataacggaagtggaagaagatggacgtcctagtgccccggccgaagccgccaagaactatgtacgtcacagcggttgggttgtgcgggataacgtgcctgtcagtacggtgtactggcgaagaacaagggcacgcggagatcatgagagctttgtcccagattcggagaaagagatgctgtggaccacaatgctcgagacattcacccttcctgcgggtacagaggacaaagtgaaaaggtggactctgaagaaaatggcagaacagtttcagagcttcaagggagatctgtaccagaagtatatactgaaggggcagacaccgaacttcgacacattcccaaagctaagggatcattgggacgagttcgttgcatataagacaggtgaacaagggcaggcgatgatggaaagaaacaaagaaaatgccgccaagaagaagtaccatcaccacttggggtcaggaggctatagcgtcgcgatgccgaagtgggagcagatggaggctagcttgattgagaggggtatcgaaccggcaacagccaattggccggaacgatcgaagttctggtactatgctcacggtggaacgctcaacccagctgatggctcactggtcttcggctatcagatacaagaggctgcgcgacgactaacagatgcagtggaagcctcctctcagggcacgttccgaccagacagagatagggacgagctgacactcgccctgcagactccagagcatccaggacgaactcgagggaaaggggtgattccttggaagattggtttcaaggaggacatccacacgtacaggagtcggatgaggagcaagagagataccgaggcgaagattgcagacctagagttccgggtatcgagctacgaactcaacatgcaagaggaggtggcaaggaaggttgatgaacgcatggccgcacatcggtcccatgatccccagccgaccattcctcctgcaatggtgagcccgtcaggaaaccgtagcagctgcgcctcaacggggcaggtaggatcacagagcatggacgccatgcaaacacaggatgaatcgacctgtcccgttgatgacatcactcagcggacaccatgtgagctgcatattcctttcaagaacttatcaataaaggtaagatttagccattccgctagttgctgcttatatatgttgattactaataaataatctctcacaacatgaaggtggcgtcgggcatggccatcccaacggacccttcaggtacttaccactgcaggccgattccagcaggatactcgaaggtcgaagttgagttggtcgaaggcgcgtacgaggacctcgagctggattaccctggaggagacggtgagacgcatctacgagacacaagccatgccattattctatggcgcaggcggtacatcatcctccctgggcgacaagcggcgtctcgtgcaccatctcctccggctccgccatctcctcctcaggatcctgcaccgtctcctcctcatgctccgccagcaccgtctccacctcaggctccagcatcgactcctcctcaggatcctgcaccgactcctcctcgtgctcctacacctactcccccgcaagctcctcttccggcaccttcaaagtcaagggcccccccagctccaccgcctgcccacacaagggcaacgaagaaggcgaaagttgacgccgccaagaacaaggacccggggtacgattgcacgcaagaggagcttgacgcttacgttgcatcagaagtcaagagacaattcaagcctcgaagtccagaaaagaagattcctatagaccccagtgtcaggaacttcttcaggggtatgtctgcatctgtcaaggaggccatcaagctatcggactatgagcgaacgctgaagaaagcatcttctggaaagtccaaaccagtccctcagcttggagagcaaccaaaacaggagatcgagccgttggttaccggtaaagaaatgacgatagaacaatttattactgacaccggtctaactacggatcaattgctaggagtcgcaccaatcgaaaaggcggaagtgaaatacatgtacgaactcggtaaaccgcttgtcaagcctgagctgctgcagtccctacccacacaaatgtacaagttccatcagctgtacatggagatgagcgccgccggtagagagatgatcggagcgaggatcagggacacggacttcttgcaaggagatgacattctctggatcaatttcaagggaatctacgaactataccagctggacgccctcgacgtctctattatgagttgctggattttgtaagtatatcgttcggttagatttcttactatacgtctcctttaataaattaggtccttgtatataagtagactatagaaaataatatactcccttttatcgttgtagaatggagattcaaagggcccgacggcggagggttttcgatactggattcatcgaccctcggagagtaaacgtcgcaatgctcgaccaatatccacaagaaacagaggacaatctcgtccatctcctgaaggcgcagcattacaagacgttcatactgttgccatacaacacagagttagtttaattttactgtcttcctacataccaaatttcattcccgtacgaacttgctaagtgtttcatatgtaatgcatcccacgcacattgcagattccactgggtgcttttactcttcgacctggaggcctgcaccgtcaacgtatatgactcaatggataaaaaagagtctacgtttgacaaggttttcgaacttatagacaggtaccgtcataagttcctttgttaattaagaaaatcttgttatgttaattgctactacgaatcatagctttaaactccatgtagggcttggtatcggttccgtcatttggtccgcggcaaatggagagaaagacttaggcggaagttcaaatttcctgtgagtacacatgctctatatttatatttctccgattcaaatacatacaagtgtatattaattagatctctcgttgtttgtcatttatttgtagtgcgcaaagcaaaagcagggaaataacttgtgcggctattacgtgtgcgagtattgccactgccttgcaaaccaaatcatcaccacaagagagctcgatgtacgtacaaataaattcaaaatttcattacgtagcgatttcttgtttaattactaatcaatttcatacattcatatagtttattcgcatgagggataacctgaccacacacaaggaatttatcacggcggttcaagaacaactcatgggattcatcaacgaagaaatccttaatcccaagggtgaattctactacgacggaaacacaattcaccggtccttagcttctgagctagcagcgagtactactacgtcgaaatgatagctagctagctaggacatataatggattgtaattaatacatgactacatatgtttctatatgcatgtgtacacattttctataatgtaaatatattttggtcatatatatatatctatatacatatgcattaatttgcataacatatatatgtgtataaatacatatatattatgcatgtatatacatataatataatataatatatatatatatatacatatatatatatgtatgcatatatatgtattgaaacatatatatgcatggtttatatatatatatatatataaactatatatatatataaaccatgcagcaacagggccatgcaaaaaaaaaaaaggtcagctcgatctttagtcccggttggtaacaccaaccgggactaaagatggctcagccggccacgtggctgagccatctttagtcccggttggtgttaccaaccgggactaaagatcgatctttactcccggttatttcacccgggactaaagatagcgatctttagtcccggattggtactcccggtttggaaaccgggactaaaggggggttacgaaccgggactacaaagggtttctccaccagtgttaagACGGCGTTCGAGGTTGTCTGTTGCGATGGGTAGATAGATGGATGACCGATCTATCTGAGCGCCGcagcggcgccgctgccgcctgtcGCCGTGGCCGCGTCGTCAAGTCGTACACGCAGTACAACTGTACAAGAGACAACTGGATAGCCAACTTCAGACCTTGTCTGGTAATGGGCCGGGCTT harbors:
- the LOC136354076 gene encoding uncharacterized protein encodes the protein MSASVKEAIKLSDYERTLKKASSGKSKPVPQLGEQPKQEIEPLVTGKEMTIEQFITDTGLTTDQLLGVAPIEKAEVKYMYELGKPLVKPELLQSLPTQMYKFHQLYMEMSAAGREMIGARIRDTDFLQGDDILWINFKGIYELYQLDALDVSIMSCWILMEIQRARRRRVFDTGFIDPRRVNVAMLDQYPQETEDNLVHLLKAQHYKTFILLPYNTEFHWVLLLFDLEACTVNVYDSMDKKESTFDKVFELIDRAWYRFRHLVRGKWRERLRRKFKFPCAKQKQGNNLCGYYVCEYCHCLANQIITTRELDFIRMRDNLTTHKEFITAVQEQLMGFINEEILNPKGEFYYDGNTIHRSLASELAASTTTSK